From Pseudoleptotrichia goodfellowii, a single genomic window includes:
- a CDS encoding DeoR/GlpR family DNA-binding transcription regulator: MIKIERQNKILHYLNVNGSLSISKISKELKCSEETVRKDLVELERESKLIRIHGGAYIEDRYDKGFSSNIRETLLKEEKMYISDIALDFVKDRNTLMLDSSTTCIEFAKKILNSKIYVTIITNSLQIANLCDFSENAKLILLGGKFRTRNKSFTGYHTTDILKLYNADISFVSYPSIDIKLGLGDNNYEELRVRETMLKHSKVKILLMDHTKFSENASIVFSKISNINCIITDKKINKKWEEFFKREDINVKF; encoded by the coding sequence ATGATAAAAATAGAAAGACAAAATAAAATACTTCATTATTTAAATGTCAATGGAAGTTTATCCATATCAAAAATATCAAAAGAATTAAAATGCAGTGAAGAAACAGTCAGAAAAGATCTTGTAGAGTTGGAAAGAGAGTCAAAACTAATCAGAATACATGGAGGAGCTTATATTGAGGATAGATATGACAAGGGATTTTCTTCAAATATAAGAGAAACTTTATTAAAAGAAGAAAAAATGTATATATCGGATATAGCTTTGGATTTTGTAAAAGATAGAAATACTCTAATGTTAGATTCCAGTACTACATGTATTGAATTTGCAAAAAAGATATTAAATTCTAAAATATATGTTACTATAATAACAAATTCGCTACAAATTGCAAATTTATGCGATTTTTCCGAAAATGCAAAATTAATACTTTTAGGAGGTAAATTTAGAACTAGAAATAAGTCTTTTACAGGTTATCATACTACAGATATTTTGAAATTATATAATGCAGATATTTCTTTTGTAAGTTATCCTTCAATAGATATAAAATTGGGTTTAGGGGATAATAATTATGAAGAATTGAGAGTCAGAGAAACAATGTTGAAGCATTCCAAAGTAAAAATATTACTTATGGATCATACAAAATTTTCTGAAAACGCATCTATTGTATTTTCAAAGATTTCTAATATAAATTGTATAATAACAGATAAAAAGATAAATAAAAAATGGGAAGAATTTTTTAAACGGGAGGATATAAATGTTAAATTTTAG
- a CDS encoding iron-containing alcohol dehydrogenase — translation MLNFSYKNNTKLIFGKNSIDKLEDELKKYNSKVLMLISGNGKYLKDLGIYNKVKENCEKLNIKLIYNNEVIPNPEVELVRKLVDICKKESVDFILAAGGGSVMDTAKAVAVGALSDEDVWEFYLYNKIPEKALNIGVISTLPASGSEASNCSIISNGKYKLGLETDLITPEFAILDPEYTKTLPLYQTSVGICDISSHLIERYYSAVKNTDTTDYMIEGLLKALIINGLKLIKNPDNIDARAEVFLISIFAHNNILDSGRMADWASHRIEHELSGEYGITHGEGMAVVLVAYTKYMAKKKPEKLAQLVNRVFGIDSFDYSLTEMAEILADKLEDFYKKLHLRTKLSEMNINDTDFEKMADRATKNGSNKIGHYLPLGKEEIIEILNIAR, via the coding sequence ATGTTAAATTTTAGTTATAAAAATAATACTAAATTAATTTTTGGTAAAAATTCCATAGATAAATTGGAAGACGAATTAAAAAAATATAATTCTAAAGTTTTGATGCTTATAAGTGGAAACGGGAAATATTTAAAAGATTTAGGAATATATAATAAAGTAAAAGAAAATTGTGAGAAACTTAATATAAAACTTATTTATAATAATGAAGTTATCCCTAATCCTGAAGTGGAGTTAGTAAGAAAACTGGTTGATATATGTAAAAAAGAAAGTGTAGATTTTATACTGGCTGCAGGAGGAGGTTCCGTTATGGATACTGCGAAAGCTGTTGCAGTTGGAGCTTTATCTGATGAAGATGTATGGGAATTTTATTTATATAATAAAATTCCTGAAAAAGCATTGAATATAGGAGTGATTTCTACATTGCCTGCAAGCGGATCGGAAGCTTCAAATTGTTCGATAATTTCAAACGGAAAGTATAAACTTGGTTTAGAAACAGATTTGATAACTCCCGAATTTGCAATATTGGATCCTGAATATACAAAAACTTTGCCGTTATATCAGACTTCTGTCGGAATATGTGATATATCAAGTCATTTAATAGAAAGATATTATTCAGCAGTTAAGAATACAGATACAACCGACTATATGATAGAAGGACTTCTAAAAGCTTTAATAATAAATGGACTGAAATTAATAAAAAATCCTGATAATATTGATGCCAGAGCAGAGGTGTTTTTAATATCTATATTCGCACATAATAATATATTGGATTCAGGGAGAATGGCAGACTGGGCATCTCACAGAATAGAGCATGAGTTAAGCGGTGAATATGGAATTACTCATGGAGAAGGAATGGCAGTTGTTCTTGTAGCATACACAAAATATATGGCTAAAAAGAAGCCTGAAAAACTAGCTCAACTTGTAAATAGAGTGTTTGGAATAGATAGTTTTGATTATTCTTTAACGGAAATGGCTGAAATTTTAGCAGATAAATTGGAAGATTTTTATAAAAAACTTCATTTGAGAACAAAACTTTCGGAAATGAATATAAATGACACTGATTTTGAGAAAATGGCAGATAGAGCAACTAAAAACGGAAGTAATAAAATAGGTCATTATTTACCTTTAGGAAAAGAAGAAATAATAGAAATCCTTAATATTGCAAGATAA
- the recG gene encoding ATP-dependent DNA helicase RecG, whose translation MATYNLLFKSLEELKIKGIGKVALNKFNKLGVYTLYDLFYFFPRAYEDKANSKNISEILPEEFVVIKGTVVNAVNQYIKSGRTMFRAMLRDETGIIELVWFNNRFIKNSIKTGDELQVYGKVKRAAKFQMVNPEYKKIQADGMIRGEARHEQILPIYPSTASLRQEAIRKIVNEALLDYGYLLQENIPEDLLKKGSLISRKEAILNIHFPEEFEKKEKAKKRFMIEEILLLEMGILQNRFETDKENNNIYELEDNKKLVSKFIESLEYELTKAQKKVISEIYKELKSGKIVNRLIQGDVGSGKTIVALIMLLYMAENSYQGVIMAPTEILATQHYLGIVDIFNDLDVRVELLTGSVKGKKREKLLSEIENGLVDIVIGTHALIENDVVFKNLGLIVIDEQHRFGVVQRKLLREKGSIANLIVMSATPIPRSLALTIYGDLDVSVIDELPSGRMPIKTKWIRDLDEKNKMYNFIERKIKERRQVYVVSPLIEESETLNVKSAQQTFEEYSEIFSNRRLGLIHGRQNYKEKQEVMRKFKKHEIDILISTTVIEVGVNVPNASIMVIRDAQRFGLSSLHQLRGRVGRGKYQSYCFLESETDNDLSMKRLQVMEKTTDGFKIAEEDLKLRNSGEILGTRQSGVSDMVLTDIVKNVKEIKAIRDYVVDYLEKNNGKINNEYLKRDIYEKFHKKMIE comes from the coding sequence ATGGCAACATACAATTTATTGTTTAAAAGTTTGGAAGAATTGAAAATCAAAGGGATAGGTAAAGTAGCCTTGAATAAATTTAATAAACTTGGGGTATATACTTTATATGACCTTTTTTATTTTTTTCCGAGAGCTTATGAAGACAAGGCCAATAGTAAAAATATATCTGAAATACTTCCTGAAGAGTTTGTCGTTATAAAAGGAACAGTTGTAAATGCCGTAAATCAATATATAAAATCGGGAAGAACTATGTTTCGTGCAATGCTTAGAGATGAAACGGGAATTATAGAATTGGTATGGTTTAATAACAGATTTATAAAAAACAGCATAAAAACGGGAGATGAATTGCAGGTATACGGAAAAGTCAAAAGAGCGGCAAAGTTTCAAATGGTAAACCCTGAATATAAAAAAATACAGGCTGACGGAATGATAAGAGGAGAAGCAAGACACGAACAGATATTGCCTATTTATCCATCAACGGCATCATTAAGACAGGAAGCGATAAGAAAAATTGTAAATGAAGCATTGCTTGATTACGGATATCTGTTACAGGAAAATATTCCTGAAGATTTGCTGAAAAAAGGAAGCCTGATTTCAAGAAAAGAAGCAATACTGAATATACATTTTCCTGAAGAATTTGAGAAAAAGGAAAAAGCGAAAAAAAGATTTATGATCGAGGAAATTCTGCTTCTGGAAATGGGGATTTTACAGAACAGATTTGAAACTGATAAGGAAAATAACAATATATACGAACTGGAAGATAACAAAAAACTTGTGAGTAAATTTATAGAAAGTCTTGAGTATGAACTGACAAAGGCTCAAAAAAAAGTGATAAGCGAAATATATAAAGAACTTAAATCAGGAAAAATAGTAAACAGGCTCATACAGGGAGATGTAGGTTCGGGGAAAACGATAGTTGCTCTTATTATGTTGCTGTATATGGCTGAAAACAGCTACCAGGGAGTAATTATGGCACCGACGGAAATACTTGCTACACAGCATTATCTAGGAATTGTGGATATATTTAACGATCTTGATGTGAGAGTGGAACTTTTAACGGGGAGTGTCAAAGGTAAAAAAAGAGAAAAACTGCTCTCGGAGATAGAAAACGGTCTTGTGGATATTGTCATAGGAACACATGCTCTTATAGAAAATGATGTAGTTTTTAAAAATCTCGGACTTATAGTTATAGACGAACAGCACAGATTCGGAGTAGTACAGAGAAAGCTTCTGAGGGAAAAAGGAAGTATTGCCAATCTTATAGTAATGAGTGCTACTCCTATCCCGAGATCCCTTGCACTTACCATATACGGAGATCTTGATGTTTCTGTTATCGATGAGTTGCCGTCAGGCAGAATGCCTATAAAAACTAAATGGATCAGAGATCTTGACGAAAAAAACAAAATGTATAATTTTATCGAAAGAAAGATAAAAGAAAGACGGCAGGTTTACGTAGTGTCACCGTTAATTGAGGAAAGCGAAACACTTAATGTAAAGTCGGCACAACAGACTTTTGAAGAATACAGTGAAATTTTTTCAAACAGACGGTTGGGGCTGATTCACGGGAGACAGAATTATAAAGAAAAACAGGAAGTAATGAGAAAATTTAAAAAACATGAAATTGATATATTAATATCCACAACGGTTATAGAAGTGGGAGTAAATGTTCCGAATGCGTCAATAATGGTAATAAGAGATGCTCAAAGATTCGGTTTGTCATCACTTCATCAGTTGCGAGGAAGAGTAGGAAGAGGAAAATATCAGTCTTACTGTTTTCTCGAGTCGGAAACCGATAATGATTTATCCATGAAAAGATTGCAGGTTATGGAAAAGACTACAGACGGATTTAAAATAGCCGAAGAAGATTTAAAGTTAAGAAATTCGGGAGAGATATTAGGTACAAGACAAAGCGGTGTGTCGGATATGGTACTTACGGATATTGTCAAAAATGTAAAAGAAATAAAGGCGATAAGAGATTATGTAGTCGACTATCTGGAGAAAAATAACGGTAAAATAAATAATGAATATTTAAAAAGGGATATTTATGAGAAATTTCATAAAAAAATGATTGAATAG
- a CDS encoding DMT family transporter: MKRQQADMGLLLVGILWGLGFVFVKIGLNEGIDPFYLLSIRFLGGFAILYAIFRKKMKKITLYDMKAGIIIGMFQFFGYTFQTYGMLTTTASNNAFFTAINVVIVPYFFWLIYRERPNRSAFIASVLCVAGIGIISFDKDMHLTSLNKGDILTIICAVFFAAQVASTGYYSERVHTLNLVFIQMVTGGVLFLGNLVIFSGVSAIKPLHGMALIAILYLTIFSTAIPFLLQTYFQKWTTSTRASIIMTTESLFAPLFAYFLLGEVLTLKVIFGAVLILSSVVVSEIKFGKNEVEKG, from the coding sequence ATGAAAAGACAACAGGCAGATATGGGATTGCTTTTGGTAGGAATATTGTGGGGATTGGGATTTGTTTTTGTGAAAATCGGATTGAATGAAGGAATAGACCCGTTTTATCTTCTCTCAATAAGATTTTTGGGAGGCTTTGCCATACTTTATGCGATTTTCCGAAAAAAAATGAAGAAGATAACTCTGTATGACATGAAAGCCGGAATAATAATAGGAATGTTTCAGTTTTTCGGTTATACTTTTCAGACATACGGAATGCTGACCACAACTGCCAGTAATAATGCGTTTTTTACTGCGATAAATGTAGTAATAGTGCCTTATTTTTTCTGGCTTATATACAGAGAAAGACCTAACAGAAGTGCTTTTATCGCTTCGGTTTTATGTGTAGCGGGAATAGGAATCATAAGTTTTGACAAAGATATGCATTTAACAAGTTTAAATAAAGGAGATATTTTAACTATAATCTGTGCGGTGTTTTTTGCGGCTCAGGTTGCATCAACAGGATATTACAGTGAAAGAGTCCATACACTGAACCTTGTTTTCATTCAGATGGTTACAGGAGGAGTGCTGTTTTTAGGAAACTTGGTGATTTTTTCCGGAGTAAGTGCAATAAAACCTTTACATGGAATGGCATTAATTGCTATACTTTACTTAACGATATTTTCAACAGCGATTCCGTTTTTGCTCCAGACATATTTTCAAAAATGGACTACTTCTACAAGGGCATCAATAATAATGACTACAGAATCACTGTTTGCTCCGTTATTTGCCTATTTTCTTTTAGGTGAAGTGCTTACTTTGAAAGTAATATTCGGAGCAGTATTAATACTTTCTTCGGTAGTTGTATCGGAGATTAAATTCGGAAAAAATGAAGTGGAAAAAGGATAA
- a CDS encoding proline--tRNA ligase, whose protein sequence is MRLSKAFLKTYKEAPKEAEIISHQLMLRASMIKQLTRGVYSYLPLGYKVLRKIENIVREEMNRANAQEIHMPVLQPASLWEESGRWFAYGPELMRLKDRNEREFALGPTHEEVVTDIVRNMVSSYKDLSFNLYQIQTKFRDEMRPRFGLMRGREFLMKDAYSFHIDQKSLDEEYLNMKSAYERIFKRCGLNFRAVEADSGSIGGDSSHEFMVLADSGEDDILYSDVSGYAANIEKASSIIELVESTEEKKEKELIETPNAKTIEGLAEFLNIPKEKTVKAVLMKEVLPDRQNFVLGLIRGDLDINPIKLKNAMGASMELEMMTEEDCEKLGITTGYVGSFEKNDKLKVIMDETVKYMRNFVVGGNKKGYHYINVNLEDLAYDLVADIREARAGDGSPDGKGTLKVARGIEVGHIFKLGDKYSKALNATVLDENGKQQIIAMGCYGIGISRVMAAAIEQNHDEFGIIWPKNIAPYLVDVIIANIKDETQFSLGEKLYKELCDNGIETVLDDRNERAGFKFKDADLIGIPLKIVVGKGAAEGKVEIKDRRTGESREVKAEEVTDFVRRFIEE, encoded by the coding sequence ATGAGATTATCAAAAGCATTTTTAAAAACATATAAGGAGGCTCCTAAAGAAGCCGAAATAATAAGTCATCAGCTTATGTTAAGAGCTTCGATGATAAAGCAACTGACAAGAGGAGTTTACAGCTATTTGCCTTTGGGCTATAAAGTATTGAGAAAAATAGAAAATATTGTAAGAGAAGAAATGAACAGAGCAAATGCACAGGAAATACATATGCCTGTATTGCAACCGGCTTCTTTGTGGGAAGAGTCGGGGAGATGGTTTGCTTACGGACCTGAATTGATGAGATTGAAAGACAGAAATGAAAGAGAATTTGCTTTAGGGCCTACTCATGAAGAAGTTGTAACGGATATAGTGAGAAATATGGTGAGTTCGTATAAAGATTTGTCTTTTAATCTTTATCAGATACAGACAAAATTCAGAGATGAAATGAGACCGAGATTCGGACTTATGAGAGGAAGAGAGTTTCTGATGAAAGATGCTTACAGTTTTCATATTGATCAGAAATCTCTCGATGAAGAATACCTTAATATGAAATCTGCCTATGAAAGAATATTTAAAAGATGTGGGCTTAATTTCAGGGCGGTAGAAGCCGATTCAGGGTCTATAGGAGGAGATTCTTCTCACGAATTTATGGTGCTTGCAGATAGCGGAGAAGACGATATTTTATACAGTGACGTTTCAGGATATGCTGCAAATATTGAAAAAGCATCGAGTATAATAGAATTAGTTGAAAGTACTGAAGAAAAAAAAGAAAAGGAACTGATAGAAACTCCCAATGCCAAGACGATAGAAGGACTGGCTGAGTTTTTGAATATACCTAAGGAAAAAACGGTAAAAGCTGTGCTGATGAAAGAAGTATTGCCTGACAGACAAAATTTCGTTTTAGGGCTTATAAGAGGAGACTTGGATATTAATCCGATTAAGTTGAAAAATGCTATGGGAGCTTCGATGGAGCTTGAAATGATGACCGAAGAGGACTGCGAAAAACTTGGGATTACTACAGGATATGTAGGATCTTTTGAGAAAAATGATAAATTGAAAGTCATTATGGACGAAACTGTAAAATATATGAGAAACTTTGTAGTAGGCGGAAATAAAAAAGGATACCATTATATAAATGTTAATCTTGAAGACTTGGCTTATGATTTAGTAGCAGATATAAGAGAAGCAAGAGCGGGAGATGGATCTCCTGACGGAAAAGGGACGCTAAAAGTCGCAAGAGGAATAGAAGTGGGACATATATTTAAACTGGGAGATAAATATTCCAAAGCACTCAATGCCACAGTTCTTGATGAAAACGGGAAACAACAGATAATAGCTATGGGATGTTACGGAATAGGAATTTCAAGAGTAATGGCTGCCGCTATAGAACAGAATCATGACGAATTCGGTATAATATGGCCGAAAAATATAGCACCTTATTTAGTTGATGTAATAATCGCCAATATAAAAGATGAAACACAGTTTTCGTTGGGAGAAAAACTTTATAAGGAATTATGCGATAATGGAATTGAAACAGTGCTTGATGACAGAAACGAAAGAGCCGGATTTAAGTTTAAAGATGCCGATCTTATAGGTATTCCGTTAAAAATAGTTGTAGGAAAAGGTGCAGCTGAGGGAAAAGTCGAGATTAAAGACAGAAGAACGGGAGAAAGTCGGGAAGTAAAAGCCGAAGAAGTAACTGATTTTGTAAGAAGATTCATAGAAGAATAA
- a CDS encoding HAD family hydrolase: MSIKNIIFDLGNVLINFNPKEYTNNEKLLKEVFASPEWLMLDRGTLTYEEAKEIFKERVPEKAEKINELFDSNFFELLTPIKENTELLSQLKEKYDLYILSNFHKGAFEEIYEKYDFFKCFKGKVVSCYYHLLKPEKEIYEEILNKYSLKPEETVFIDDMKVNIDAAEKLGIKGIHLPDYTKLKEKLEEFLK; encoded by the coding sequence ATGAGTATTAAAAATATAATATTTGATTTGGGAAATGTCCTTATAAATTTTAATCCGAAAGAGTATACAAATAATGAAAAGCTTTTAAAAGAAGTTTTTGCAAGCCCCGAGTGGCTTATGCTGGATAGGGGAACACTGACTTATGAGGAAGCAAAAGAAATATTTAAAGAAAGAGTTCCCGAAAAGGCTGAGAAAATTAATGAACTTTTTGACAGTAATTTTTTTGAGTTGTTGACTCCTATAAAAGAAAATACCGAGTTATTGTCGCAACTGAAAGAAAAATATGATTTGTATATTTTATCCAACTTTCATAAAGGGGCTTTTGAAGAAATATATGAAAAATATGATTTTTTCAAGTGTTTTAAAGGGAAAGTAGTGTCATGTTACTATCATTTATTAAAGCCTGAAAAAGAAATATATGAAGAAATTTTGAATAAATATTCTTTGAAGCCTGAAGAAACAGTGTTTATAGATGATATGAAAGTAAATATAGATGCTGCGGAAAAACTGGGAATAAAAGGTATTCATTTGCCTGATTATACAAAATTAAAAGAAAAGTTAGAGGAATTTTTAAAATGA
- a CDS encoding S66 peptidase family protein encodes MMRIRNLLLVLLLITANMISGAEKQQIIIPEGLKPGDTIGLIAPANYKGTSADAEVEYLMNRGFNVVYGRSFDSVWYGFGGTDEVRAKDINDMFANKQIKAIFAIRGGYGTIRLVDKLDYDLIKKNPKIFSGYSDITTLLIAINEKTGLVTYHGPMSSNFKDIPVVTESSFDKTFINKESLNLAEFDSEYFVLKGGKGEGQITGGNLSLVIASLGTEYEINTDGKILFIEEVNEPTYRVDRMLKQLKLAGKLKNIKGVLLGDFKNAKRAEPGDMSLEDVFEDNFGKMKVPVISGLKSGHVRPFITIPIGAKAKIDTYKNEIIIEQSVK; translated from the coding sequence ATGATGAGAATAAGAAATTTATTGTTGGTATTGCTGTTAATAACGGCAAATATGATTTCGGGAGCTGAAAAGCAGCAGATAATAATACCTGAAGGCTTGAAACCGGGAGATACGATAGGTCTTATCGCTCCTGCAAATTACAAAGGAACTTCTGCCGATGCGGAAGTGGAATATCTTATGAACAGAGGGTTTAATGTAGTTTACGGAAGATCTTTCGATTCGGTATGGTACGGCTTCGGAGGTACTGATGAAGTAAGAGCCAAAGATATAAACGATATGTTTGCAAATAAACAGATAAAAGCGATATTTGCTATAAGGGGAGGATACGGGACTATAAGACTTGTAGATAAACTGGATTATGATTTAATAAAGAAAAATCCGAAAATATTTTCCGGGTACAGTGATATTACTACTCTTTTGATAGCAATTAATGAAAAAACAGGACTTGTAACTTATCACGGACCTATGAGCTCTAATTTTAAAGATATTCCTGTTGTTACCGAAAGTTCTTTTGATAAGACTTTTATAAATAAAGAATCTTTGAACTTAGCTGAATTTGACAGTGAGTATTTTGTGTTGAAAGGCGGTAAAGGCGAAGGACAGATAACAGGGGGGAATTTATCTCTTGTCATTGCATCGCTTGGAACTGAATACGAAATAAATACCGATGGGAAAATATTGTTTATTGAAGAAGTGAACGAGCCTACTTACAGAGTGGACAGAATGTTAAAGCAACTGAAATTGGCGGGAAAGCTGAAAAATATAAAAGGGGTTCTTTTGGGAGATTTTAAAAATGCTAAAAGAGCAGAGCCGGGAGACATGTCTTTGGAAGATGTATTTGAAGATAATTTCGGGAAAATGAAAGTGCCTGTAATAAGCGGACTGAAATCAGGACACGTAAGACCTTTTATTACAATCCCTATAGGAGCTAAAGCAAAAATAGATACTTATAAAAATGAAATAATCATAGAACAATCTGTAAAATAA
- a CDS encoding 5-formyltetrahydrofolate cyclo-ligase, which yields MKKDEIRKNMIKKRNLLSKETVEKNSDIIIEKLDIYIRKSENIMIFMNMGNEVEITKIIKLYSDKNFYIPKTLPNKEMKISRYNENELVLHKFGYYESKSDIFSDENILDLIIVPALAFDISKNRIGFGGGYYDKFLHKIRKNHNNPLIIGICYDFQLLDNIPSEDHDVKVDFVITEKRSL from the coding sequence ATGAAAAAAGATGAAATTCGTAAAAATATGATTAAAAAAAGAAACTTACTTTCAAAAGAAACTGTAGAAAAAAATAGCGATATCATTATCGAAAAACTTGATATTTATATCCGAAAATCAGAAAATATAATGATTTTTATGAATATGGGAAATGAAGTTGAAATTACAAAAATAATAAAACTGTATTCTGATAAAAATTTTTATATCCCGAAAACGCTGCCAAACAAGGAAATGAAAATAAGCAGATATAATGAAAATGAACTTGTTTTACATAAATTCGGATATTACGAATCAAAATCCGATATTTTTAGCGATGAAAACATCCTTGATTTAATTATTGTTCCTGCTCTTGCCTTTGATATTTCCAAAAATAGAATTGGATTTGGAGGAGGATATTACGACAAATTTTTACATAAAATCAGAAAAAATCATAACAATCCTTTAATTATAGGTATTTGCTATGATTTTCAGTTATTGGACAACATTCCTTCGGAAGACCACGATGTAAAAGTCGATTTTGTTATTACCGAAAAGAGAAGTCTGTAA
- a CDS encoding PTS sugar transporter subunit IIA: MIVNIRTIELYSYILNNPYKTVKELAQDMSVDERKIRYEIENLNFLLSLNKIEYKILNSVGKISIEKNLKTVEFSKILLSLEKPSQKQRRDIIIFKYLTESKINIKRLTEEFDVSRTTLKKDLKYIEEKIFKEKKIHQPLKMLLKDEHELELRGILVKILLKYRDNLMLKLKSNMVTEFIKDKISLINKKSIKKFLEKISGEKVLKSEFYDFFYSYMLVSILRISSGKSLSTRILNANFLKNTKEYEIITKYISILEKNNKIIFNENEKLQLTDYLIGFFSYSYNTKIFEKWIEVNLIIKNMIYKMEKEMKINFSEDEVLLEGLLNHIKPAIYRAKNKINLEETELYLNESESFDKNLLEKVEEEVKKIENLLDINFKREEIILFIVHFQASMERIAERIKQNKRVLLMCIGGYGTTTILMYKLKEKYDLKELKPISYMSLSDIDISNYDAVITTVNLKKSIQENLNIKIIKVSPLLVEEDIKRLDSYFNKRRVKRIELPEIIESIEKFVEIKNREGLEKSIEKLLLGKNSDVISVNDLKENQNLYSYFYSGNVEYIKEKIENWEEIIDIGVNILKNNKKVNEEYSEDIKSLIRNFGPYMVITEDIAIPHSETNKNVYEKGIALLVLKYPVFFPKNKRVKILFFLSSKERKDNLKIIEDILKLIEQYDFKKRIEKIENKGMLVELINEIGNEVKNIGRNNQ; this comes from the coding sequence ATGATAGTTAATATAAGAACAATAGAACTTTATAGTTATATTTTGAATAATCCTTATAAAACTGTAAAAGAATTGGCACAAGACATGAGTGTTGATGAAAGAAAAATAAGATATGAAATTGAAAATCTGAATTTTTTGTTGTCGTTGAATAAAATTGAATACAAAATATTAAATTCAGTAGGAAAAATATCAATAGAAAAAAATTTGAAAACAGTAGAATTTTCTAAAATTTTATTGTCGCTGGAAAAACCTTCCCAAAAACAGCGAAGAGATATAATAATATTTAAGTATTTAACTGAATCAAAAATAAACATAAAAAGACTTACAGAGGAATTTGATGTTAGCAGAACGACATTGAAAAAAGATTTGAAATATATTGAAGAAAAAATTTTTAAAGAAAAGAAAATACATCAACCTTTAAAAATGTTGTTAAAAGATGAACATGAATTGGAATTAAGAGGAATTTTAGTGAAAATATTACTGAAATACAGAGATAATTTAATGTTGAAGTTAAAATCAAATATGGTAACCGAGTTTATAAAAGATAAAATTTCTCTTATAAATAAGAAATCAATAAAAAAATTTTTAGAAAAAATTTCAGGAGAAAAAGTATTAAAAAGTGAATTTTATGATTTTTTTTACTCGTATATGTTAGTGAGTATTTTAAGAATAAGTTCAGGAAAAAGTCTTAGTACAAGAATTTTAAATGCAAATTTTTTAAAAAATACCAAAGAATACGAAATAATAACTAAATATATAAGTATATTGGAGAAAAATAATAAAATAATATTCAATGAAAATGAAAAATTACAACTCACGGATTATCTAATAGGATTTTTTTCCTATTCATATAATACAAAAATTTTTGAAAAGTGGATAGAAGTAAATTTAATAATAAAAAATATGATTTACAAAATGGAAAAAGAAATGAAAATAAATTTTTCCGAAGATGAGGTTTTGCTGGAAGGACTTCTTAATCATATTAAGCCTGCAATTTATAGAGCTAAAAATAAAATTAATTTAGAAGAAACGGAATTATATCTGAATGAATCAGAATCTTTTGATAAAAATTTATTGGAAAAAGTAGAAGAAGAAGTAAAGAAAATAGAAAACTTACTTGATATTAATTTTAAAAGAGAAGAGATAATTTTATTTATTGTTCATTTTCAAGCTTCTATGGAAAGAATAGCTGAAAGAATAAAACAAAATAAAAGAGTTTTACTTATGTGTATAGGAGGATATGGAACAACAACAATTTTGATGTATAAATTAAAAGAAAAATATGATTTGAAAGAATTAAAGCCGATTTCATATATGAGTTTATCCGATATAGATATTAGTAATTATGATGCCGTAATAACAACTGTTAATCTGAAAAAAAGTATACAGGAAAATTTGAATATAAAGATTATAAAAGTTTCACCCCTTTTGGTTGAAGAAGATATAAAAAGATTGGACAGTTATTTTAATAAAAGAAGAGTTAAAAGGATAGAATTGCCTGAAATAATAGAAAGCATTGAAAAATTTGTTGAGATAAAAAATAGAGAGGGACTGGAAAAGTCAATTGAAAAATTATTACTCGGCAAAAATTCAGATGTTATATCTGTTAATGATTTAAAAGAAAATCAAAATTTATATAGCTATTTTTATTCAGGAAATGTTGAATATATTAAAGAAAAAATAGAAAATTGGGAAGAAATAATAGATATAGGAGTTAATATTCTAAAAAATAACAAAAAAGTCAATGAGGAATATTCAGAAGACATAAAATCCTTAATTAGAAATTTCGGACCTTATATGGTAATAACCGAAGATATAGCTATTCCTCATTCGGAAACCAATAAAAATGTTTATGAAAAAGGTATAGCACTTTTAGTATTAAAATATCCTGTGTTTTTTCCGAAAAACAAGAGAGTAAAAATTTTGTTTTTTCTCTCTTCTAAAGAAAGAAAAGATAATTTAAAAATAATAGAAGATATACTTAAATTAATAGAGCAGTATGATTTTAAAAAAAGAATCGAAAAAATAGAAAATAAAGGAATGCTAGTTGAATTAATAAATGAAATTGGAAATGAGGTGAAAAATATTGGCAGAAATAATCAGTAA